The following proteins are encoded in a genomic region of Ornithinibacillus sp. 4-3:
- a CDS encoding ABC transporter substrate-binding protein, translated as MKNRWIGNLMIVIILGSLLAACSTDSKEPANEQDALEAENETGGDLNIAVTAQPPTLDTHLTTATIALQIGRNIFETLVTQNETYEAVPMLAESIENSEDGLTYTFNLRQDVKFHNGKEMTSEDVVASMNRWLEQSSRAKMLLSGAVFEAEDSYTVILTLENRASDVLDIMAGQGQFPAIMPKEVIESASEDGINEYIGTGPFQFEEWRQDQYIHLVKYEDYQSVDGEPSGLAGKKEVLVDNLYYQIVTDSSTRIAGLQTGEYDVAEAIAPDNYEQLKSMSNVDIHLYLSGSNTMFYNKKEGIMTDRKMRQAINAILDMDEIMLASFANEDLYVMDPGYMSPDQTNWSSDAGSESFNQKDLEKGKKLLEEANYNGEEIRLVSTRDYDYNYNAAIVVKEQLEQAGVNVNLEVYDWTSLLEHIADPENWDIRFVGIGYVTTPSQLLPLSASNPGWPDDEKVTALLDEIRGSATQADAENLWDELQAYLWNDYVPISLFGHYSAIIGAVDNLEGFKTFQGSIPWNTKVIE; from the coding sequence ATGAAAAATAGATGGATAGGTAATTTAATGATAGTAATAATCCTAGGATCATTACTTGCAGCATGCAGTACAGACTCAAAGGAGCCAGCAAATGAGCAGGATGCTCTAGAGGCAGAGAATGAAACTGGTGGAGATTTAAATATTGCTGTTACTGCCCAACCGCCTACACTGGATACACATTTAACGACAGCAACGATTGCATTACAAATAGGGAGAAATATATTTGAAACACTTGTAACCCAAAATGAAACATATGAGGCTGTTCCTATGCTAGCAGAATCAATAGAGAATAGTGAAGATGGTTTAACATATACATTTAATTTAAGGCAAGATGTCAAATTTCATAATGGAAAAGAAATGACTTCTGAGGATGTTGTTGCATCTATGAATAGATGGTTAGAGCAATCATCGCGAGCAAAAATGTTATTAAGCGGGGCTGTATTTGAAGCTGAAGATTCTTATACAGTCATCTTGACACTAGAAAATCGCGCTTCTGATGTTTTGGATATTATGGCTGGGCAAGGCCAATTTCCAGCAATTATGCCGAAAGAAGTGATTGAATCTGCAAGCGAAGACGGAATCAATGAATATATTGGCACAGGACCATTTCAATTTGAGGAATGGAGACAAGATCAATATATTCATTTAGTAAAATATGAAGATTATCAGTCTGTAGATGGGGAGCCAAGTGGTTTGGCTGGGAAAAAGGAAGTACTAGTAGATAATCTGTATTATCAGATTGTAACGGATTCTTCCACTCGCATAGCTGGTTTGCAGACAGGAGAATATGATGTTGCAGAAGCAATTGCACCTGATAATTATGAACAGTTAAAATCGATGTCTAATGTAGATATTCATCTCTATCTTTCTGGATCAAATACTATGTTTTACAACAAAAAAGAAGGAATTATGACAGATAGAAAAATGAGGCAAGCCATTAATGCAATATTGGATATGGATGAAATTATGTTGGCTAGTTTTGCGAATGAGGACCTATACGTAATGGATCCTGGATATATGAGTCCTGACCAAACAAATTGGTCTAGTGATGCCGGAAGTGAATCGTTTAATCAAAAGGATCTGGAAAAAGGTAAGAAACTATTAGAGGAAGCTAATTATAATGGGGAAGAAATTAGATTAGTTTCAACTCGTGACTATGATTATAATTATAACGCTGCTATCGTTGTGAAAGAACAGTTAGAACAGGCTGGAGTAAATGTGAATTTAGAAGTGTACGACTGGACATCATTGCTTGAGCATATAGCAGATCCAGAAAATTGGGATATCCGATTTGTTGGAATCGGTTATGTCACAACACCATCGCAATTATTGCCTTTAAGTGCTAGTAATCCAGGGTGGCCAGACGATGAGAAGGTAACAGCATTGCTTGATGAGATTAGAGGCTCAGCTACACAAGCGGATGCAGAAAATTTATGGGATGAGCTACAAGCATATTTATGGAATGACTATGTACCAATTAGTTTATTTGGACATTACAGTGCAATTATTGGAGCAGTAGATAATCTAGAAGGATTTAAGACATTTCAGGGGTCTATTCCTTGGAATACGAAAGTTATAGAATAA
- a CDS encoding amidohydrolase family protein — protein sequence MRTVIKNCNIIDGIQNNPIRNAHIFIKDDEIENVTVGNLENVRDDDLILNCTGKYVIPGLIDCHVHLVCDGGKDPQSMIMASDDEMVTLHAYKSALDTLRLGITTVRDLASPGRTIINLRDAINDNVLVGPTILASGPAVCMTGGHVHYLGIEADGSAEVRKATRKVLKDGADFVKVMATGGIATHGETPGSSQLTVEELSAAKEEAHKKNKMIAAHAQGLEGIMNCIDIGIDTIEHGIYADEQALYLMKEKGIFLVPTIIVMQRLATSEAVPKWLREKAEAVVEPHQKMLEMAIKIGVKIATGTDCGSPVTPPEYYFDELTIMEDAGMTPMEVIKSSTKIAAECLGLKDRGTITNGQKADLLILNENPLENLHTLKNRNQVIKNGKFVQ from the coding sequence ATGAGGACGGTTATAAAAAATTGTAATATAATCGATGGCATTCAAAACAATCCGATACGTAATGCTCATATCTTTATTAAAGATGATGAAATAGAAAATGTTACAGTAGGGAATTTAGAAAACGTCCGTGATGATGATCTGATTTTAAATTGTACTGGAAAATATGTGATTCCTGGTTTAATTGATTGTCATGTCCATCTAGTCTGTGATGGTGGAAAGGACCCTCAATCCATGATAATGGCATCTGATGATGAAATGGTTACTTTACACGCTTATAAAAGTGCCTTAGATACTTTAAGACTAGGCATAACAACCGTTCGAGACTTAGCGTCACCCGGTCGCACGATAATAAATTTAAGAGATGCAATAAATGATAATGTACTCGTTGGCCCTACAATTCTTGCTTCAGGTCCTGCCGTATGCATGACTGGTGGGCATGTCCACTATTTAGGCATTGAGGCGGATGGATCAGCTGAGGTGCGAAAAGCCACAAGAAAAGTATTAAAGGATGGTGCAGACTTCGTTAAAGTAATGGCCACTGGTGGTATAGCAACACATGGTGAAACACCTGGTTCTTCACAATTAACGGTAGAAGAATTAAGTGCTGCAAAAGAAGAAGCCCATAAGAAGAACAAAATGATCGCTGCACATGCTCAAGGGCTTGAAGGGATAATGAACTGTATTGACATTGGTATTGATACAATCGAACATGGAATCTATGCTGATGAACAGGCTCTTTATTTGATGAAAGAAAAAGGCATTTTTCTAGTGCCTACCATCATTGTTATGCAAAGACTGGCAACTAGTGAAGCAGTACCTAAATGGCTTCGTGAAAAAGCCGAAGCTGTAGTGGAGCCCCATCAAAAAATGTTAGAAATGGCAATAAAAATTGGCGTAAAAATAGCAACAGGTACTGATTGTGGTTCTCCCGTAACCCCGCCTGAATATTACTTTGATGAATTAACCATCATGGAGGATGCTGGTATGACTCCAATGGAAGTAATCAAGTCTTCTACAAAAATTGCAGCTGAATGCCTAGGTTTGAAAGATCGCGGTACTATAACTAATGGACAAAAAGCAGATTTATTAATTCTCAATGAAAATCCATTAGAAAACCTACACACCCTAAAGAATAGAAATCAAGTAATAAAAAATGGTAAGTTCGTTCAATGA
- a CDS encoding ABC transporter substrate-binding protein, with protein sequence MNSLKIVVFLVISLLLITLFGCSGKTTETTENDNEKEEVTNQGGELKIAYASQPPSLDPHISGAGATIDPTMGLIFETLLTLDSEYSPEPMLAESYEQSDDGKTITFHLRKGVLFHNGKEMTSEDVVASMNRWKDEVGSGGQFTEATFEAADDYTVVLKLPEPLSVAFDRLASSGAGYAAIMPKEVIEGAGETGVEEIIGTGPYQFNEWKRDQHIHLTRFDDYQARSEPADGLAGKKEALLDDIYFQFVPDSQTRLAGMMSGEYDMVWQLPYAGDDQLESDPDIQVTPYSAASLNVYFNKKEGLFQDVNARKAVATALNMDDILAATFSNPEDYTLDHTMMMSHLSKQWYSDIGKENYNQNDLEKAKQLLSETDYNGEEIVFVVDRDFEIHYNTGVVIQDQLEKIGMNIKLEVYDWPTALEKHRDENAYDMFVIGDIVVPEPSSNLYLLEDYPGWTNSPELKEIISEFRSQTSREAAQEAYDDLQTWFWDYMPVVKVGDYKLRNAAHTKVKNIQFNNRPVLWNVSISE encoded by the coding sequence TTGAACAGTTTAAAAATTGTAGTTTTTTTGGTTATCTCTTTGTTATTGATTACGCTCTTTGGTTGTAGCGGTAAAACAACAGAAACAACTGAAAATGACAATGAAAAAGAAGAAGTGACAAATCAAGGTGGAGAATTGAAAATTGCGTATGCAAGTCAGCCCCCTTCTCTTGATCCACACATAAGTGGAGCAGGTGCTACCATAGACCCGACGATGGGACTTATCTTTGAAACCTTATTAACACTTGATTCCGAATATAGTCCAGAGCCGATGTTAGCTGAATCTTATGAGCAGAGCGACGACGGTAAAACAATTACTTTTCACTTAAGAAAGGGAGTTCTGTTTCATAATGGAAAGGAAATGACTTCTGAAGACGTTGTTGCATCAATGAATAGATGGAAAGATGAAGTTGGATCTGGTGGACAATTTACGGAAGCTACCTTTGAAGCGGCAGATGATTATACGGTAGTGTTAAAATTACCAGAGCCATTGTCAGTTGCATTTGATAGACTTGCTTCTTCAGGAGCTGGTTATGCAGCTATCATGCCAAAAGAAGTGATCGAGGGTGCTGGTGAGACTGGTGTTGAAGAGATTATTGGAACAGGCCCATATCAATTCAACGAGTGGAAACGTGATCAACATATCCATCTTACTCGATTTGATGACTATCAAGCCCGGAGTGAACCTGCAGATGGTCTAGCAGGTAAAAAGGAAGCCCTTCTCGATGATATATATTTTCAATTTGTTCCTGATTCACAGACTCGATTAGCTGGGATGATGTCTGGTGAGTATGATATGGTTTGGCAACTTCCATATGCAGGTGATGATCAGCTTGAAAGTGATCCAGATATTCAGGTGACTCCTTATTCTGCAGCATCACTTAACGTTTATTTCAATAAAAAAGAAGGGCTTTTCCAAGATGTAAATGCTCGTAAGGCAGTAGCCACAGCATTAAATATGGATGATATATTAGCAGCAACCTTTTCAAATCCAGAAGATTATACACTTGACCATACGATGATGATGTCCCATTTAAGCAAACAATGGTACAGCGATATTGGAAAAGAGAACTACAATCAAAATGATCTAGAAAAGGCAAAGCAGCTTTTAAGCGAAACAGATTATAACGGCGAAGAAATTGTCTTTGTAGTCGATCGAGATTTCGAGATACATTACAATACAGGCGTAGTCATTCAGGATCAGCTGGAAAAGATCGGCATGAATATAAAATTAGAAGTATATGATTGGCCAACTGCATTAGAAAAACATAGGGATGAAAATGCTTATGATATGTTTGTAATAGGTGACATTGTTGTTCCTGAACCAAGCTCAAACTTATACCTATTAGAAGATTATCCAGGTTGGACAAATAGCCCTGAACTCAAAGAAATTATCAGCGAATTTAGAAGTCAAACATCTAGAGAAGCGGCACAAGAAGCATACGATGATTTACAAACATGGTTTTGGGATTATATGCCAGTTGTAAAAGTAGGAGATTATAAACTTAGGAACGCTGCACACACAAAAGTGAAAAATATTCAATTTAATAACAGACCTGTACTTTGGAACGTTTCTATCAGCGAGTAA
- a CDS encoding ABC transporter substrate-binding protein, producing the protein MNIKNMLFKALIVLIAVTLIGCNSETNEGDKDTKEETNSELRVAFNAQPPTLDTHITTAYQTRDISRQMFETLLTIDSNYQIKPMLAESYDVSEDGKTITFHLRQGVKFHNGEEMKAEDVVASMNRWKELSLGAKTAISNSVFEAQDDYTVLLKLEKPSGIALSVLAGTSQAPSIMPKEIIDAATEEGVEEYVGTGPFQFEEWKQDQYIKLTKFDDYQALSDTSDGLSGKKEALVNDLYFMMITDPSTRVAGIQSGEYDVAVDMPFDDYEKFNTDESMIPLTFNDAFIGLVLNKKEGPLSDVKMRQAALAALNMEEIMYGVFGDEGFFRLDHGLMRPEQKDWYSESGKESYNQNNPEKAREILEETDYNGEPIRLIVTRDVEYSYKAAVIIQEQLEKVGMKVELEVYDSPTLRERRADPSAYEGFLTTFAPFTDPTQFIFLDSKNDWDGWTNNPTIDSLLDQIRNSTSPEESKQYFDELQTELYESVPIIKIGDQTTLVVTSKDVEGLNYLDGPLIWNVKNVK; encoded by the coding sequence TTGAACATTAAAAATATGCTCTTCAAAGCACTGATTGTATTAATTGCCGTTACATTAATTGGATGTAATAGCGAGACAAATGAAGGCGATAAAGACACGAAAGAAGAAACAAATAGCGAACTTAGGGTGGCTTTTAATGCACAGCCCCCAACACTTGATACGCATATTACAACGGCCTATCAAACTAGAGATATTAGTAGGCAAATGTTTGAAACACTTTTGACGATTGACTCTAATTATCAAATTAAGCCAATGTTAGCAGAATCATACGATGTAAGTGAAGATGGAAAAACGATAACATTCCATCTTAGACAAGGAGTAAAGTTCCACAATGGCGAAGAAATGAAAGCGGAAGATGTAGTGGCATCCATGAATAGATGGAAAGAACTATCTCTTGGAGCAAAAACTGCAATTAGTAACTCTGTTTTCGAAGCACAAGATGATTATACCGTGTTACTTAAGTTAGAGAAGCCTTCGGGAATTGCTTTGTCCGTGTTAGCAGGTACCTCCCAGGCCCCGTCTATTATGCCTAAGGAAATTATTGATGCTGCTACAGAAGAAGGTGTAGAAGAATATGTAGGAACTGGCCCTTTCCAATTTGAAGAATGGAAACAGGATCAATATATTAAACTTACAAAATTTGATGACTATCAGGCCCTTTCGGATACAAGTGATGGATTATCAGGTAAAAAAGAAGCTTTAGTGAACGACCTATATTTTATGATGATAACGGACCCATCTACTCGAGTAGCTGGTATTCAATCCGGAGAATATGATGTAGCTGTAGATATGCCTTTTGATGATTATGAAAAGTTTAATACAGATGAAAGCATGATTCCTTTAACTTTCAATGATGCATTTATCGGCTTGGTTTTAAATAAAAAAGAAGGCCCTTTATCTGATGTAAAAATGCGACAGGCAGCACTTGCTGCATTAAACATGGAAGAAATTATGTATGGGGTTTTTGGAGATGAGGGATTTTTTAGATTAGATCATGGTTTAATGAGACCTGAACAAAAAGATTGGTACAGTGAATCTGGAAAAGAATCATATAACCAGAATAACCCTGAAAAGGCTCGCGAAATATTAGAAGAAACAGATTATAACGGTGAACCAATTAGACTGATTGTGACTCGCGATGTTGAGTATAGTTATAAAGCAGCTGTAATTATTCAAGAGCAACTAGAAAAGGTAGGAATGAAAGTAGAATTAGAAGTATATGATTCACCTACTCTTAGAGAACGAAGAGCAGATCCGTCAGCATACGAAGGTTTTCTTACAACCTTTGCACCGTTTACAGACCCAACACAATTTATATTTCTAGATTCAAAAAACGATTGGGATGGTTGGACAAACAACCCTACCATTGATTCATTACTTGACCAAATAAGAAATTCTACTTCTCCTGAAGAATCAAAGCAATACTTTGATGAACTTCAAACCGAGCTTTATGAAAGTGTTCCAATTATAAAAATTGGTGATCAAACAACTTTAGTTGTAACTTCTAAAGATGTGGAGGGATTAAATTATTTAGATGGCCCCCTCATTTGGAATGTAAAAAACGTAAAGTAA
- a CDS encoding peptidyl-alpha-hydroxyglycine alpha-amidating lyase family protein: MLVFGLGDRKYKVEKNWAKIPEDISLKDISSVAVDNKDRVYALLRSNPFMLVFSSEGELIDKWYDETVIDGHYFSVTSDNKILVVDRDNHRIIEYNDSGEILNIIGTSHKPGSLGMPFSHPTDVFMNSQGEYFISDGYGNTRVHHLDANGELIKSWGEPGNGKSEFSTPHAVLIDQQDRVLVSDRENNRIQIFDQDGKYIKEINNFFHPMAIDEDKSGLIYVTDQTPTLNLLNADGELLGRCRTFGTYGHGLAVDSAGDIYIGEMYPDKGNITKLSLIKD, encoded by the coding sequence TTGTTGGTATTCGGTTTAGGTGACAGAAAATATAAAGTAGAAAAGAATTGGGCCAAAATCCCGGAGGATATCTCTCTAAAAGATATTTCTTCCGTGGCGGTTGATAATAAGGATAGAGTTTATGCTCTATTACGTAGTAATCCATTTATGCTGGTATTTTCATCAGAAGGTGAATTAATTGATAAATGGTATGACGAAACAGTAATTGATGGCCATTATTTTAGCGTTACATCAGATAATAAAATCTTGGTTGTCGATAGAGATAATCATAGAATTATCGAGTATAACGATAGTGGTGAAATCTTAAATATTATAGGAACCTCACACAAACCTGGTTCACTAGGTATGCCCTTCAGTCATCCAACAGATGTTTTCATGAATTCACAAGGAGAATATTTCATTTCAGATGGCTATGGGAACACAAGAGTTCATCATCTCGACGCTAATGGAGAATTAATTAAATCATGGGGAGAACCAGGAAACGGTAAAAGTGAATTTTCTACCCCACATGCTGTACTTATTGATCAGCAAGATCGTGTGCTTGTTTCAGATCGAGAAAACAATCGGATACAAATTTTTGACCAAGATGGGAAATATATCAAGGAAATTAACAACTTTTTCCATCCAATGGCTATTGATGAAGACAAAAGCGGCTTAATTTACGTGACAGATCAAACTCCAACACTAAATCTATTGAATGCTGATGGAGAATTACTTGGCAGATGCCGTACTTTTGGAACATATGGTCATGGATTAGCAGTTGACTCAGCAGGGGATATTTATATCGGAGAAATGTATCCAGATAAGGGAAACATTACAAAGCTAAGTCTCATAAAGGACTGA
- a CDS encoding 6-bladed beta-propeller, whose protein sequence is MLFSGLGENQYEVQWNWAKLPDDISLKNISAVSVDQQGRVFALLRSDPFMLVFSSDGELIDKWSDHTVVDGHYLTISEDNHAFVVDRDNHRIIEFTDKGEIIQIIGRENAPGDLGKPFNHPTDIAMNSNGEYFVSDGYGNACVHHFDSAGQLIKSWGKLGSDQGEFSTPHAILVDKRGRVLVSDRENNRIQIFNQEGIYLEEINNLYFPTAIYEDNYGFIYVTDRVPSLSMFHPDGKLIGRCLSNGHGLTVDRDGNVYLSNKKTEKITKLVKI, encoded by the coding sequence ATGCTATTTTCTGGTTTGGGTGAAAATCAATACGAAGTACAATGGAATTGGGCGAAGTTACCTGATGACATTTCCCTAAAAAATATCTCTGCCGTATCAGTTGATCAACAAGGCAGAGTCTTTGCACTGTTACGTAGTGATCCATTTATGCTGGTATTTTCATCAGACGGTGAATTAATCGACAAATGGTCTGATCATACTGTAGTTGATGGTCATTATCTAACAATAAGTGAAGACAACCATGCCTTTGTAGTCGATCGGGATAATCATAGAATTATTGAATTTACTGATAAAGGTGAAATCATTCAAATAATAGGAAGAGAAAATGCTCCTGGTGATCTGGGTAAACCATTTAATCATCCCACTGATATTGCTATGAACTCCAATGGTGAATATTTCGTTTCAGATGGTTATGGCAATGCTTGTGTGCATCATTTTGACTCTGCAGGACAATTGATTAAATCATGGGGAAAACTAGGTAGCGACCAAGGAGAATTCTCAACACCTCACGCTATTTTAGTAGATAAACGAGGTCGAGTACTCGTGTCAGATCGGGAAAATAATCGGATTCAAATATTTAATCAAGAAGGAATTTATCTTGAAGAAATAAACAACCTGTATTTTCCAACAGCTATTTATGAAGATAATTATGGATTTATTTATGTAACTGATCGAGTACCGAGCTTAAGTATGTTTCATCCTGATGGAAAATTAATTGGTAGATGTCTAAGTAATGGTCATGGATTAACAGTTGATAGGGATGGGAATGTTTATCTTTCCAATAAGAAGACTGAGAAAATTACTAAGCTAGTTAAGATTTAA
- a CDS encoding DUF2848 family protein: MNKLENKISLNVQGADKTIDVNINHVFNAGYAGSDQEKVQEHIDELAKLGVPTPETTPILFPVSNHLVTTDSEIQVQHKKTSGEIEYVLIWHNGDLYVTVGSDHTDRELETFSVPMSKQAYPNFIAKDAWRYEEVKNHWEQLELICWVKSGDKKELYQKGTCADLMKPEEWKELFAQLNVTEDGNVFYSATINTESNTLAFAESYEYELRDPVLQRSIKHSYNISILPKSIE, encoded by the coding sequence GTGAATAAATTGGAAAATAAAATTAGTCTAAATGTACAAGGCGCAGATAAAACAATTGATGTAAATATAAACCATGTCTTTAATGCGGGATATGCAGGAAGTGACCAAGAAAAAGTACAAGAGCACATCGATGAGTTAGCAAAACTTGGTGTTCCTACACCAGAAACAACTCCGATTCTTTTTCCAGTATCTAACCATTTAGTAACGACAGACTCGGAAATACAGGTACAGCATAAGAAAACAAGTGGAGAAATTGAATATGTACTGATTTGGCATAATGGTGATTTATATGTGACAGTCGGCAGTGATCACACGGATCGTGAGTTGGAAACATTTAGTGTTCCAATGTCAAAGCAAGCTTATCCGAATTTTATTGCAAAAGATGCTTGGAGATATGAAGAGGTTAAAAATCATTGGGAACAGCTGGAGCTTATTTGTTGGGTGAAATCTGGTGATAAGAAGGAACTCTATCAAAAAGGAACATGTGCAGATTTGATGAAGCCAGAAGAATGGAAAGAGCTTTTTGCACAATTAAATGTTACTGAAGATGGGAATGTCTTCTACTCTGCAACTATAAACACAGAGAGTAATACATTAGCTTTTGCAGAAAGTTATGAATATGAATTAAGAGACCCTGTTCTACAACGTTCTATTAAACATTCCTACAATATTTCGATATTACCCAAATCAATCGAATAA
- a CDS encoding carbon-nitrogen family hydrolase translates to MGASLKWVDKVVQDEKPDVLVLPEMWTTAFALPELKDIADVNGEPTTTFLKDLAKTYQVNIIGGSIANKKDDSIYNTSLVVDRQGNIVYQYDKIHLVPMLDEHKYLAGGKEKVKTFELEGVKMGVIICYDLRFPELARKLALDGAKVLHIVAEWPNTRKEHWKNLQIARAIENQMYVVSSNIVGTYNNEEFAGTSMIIDPWGSPLKTGSEDTEETLIADIKIDSVSKIRNDVPIFSSRVPELY, encoded by the coding sequence ATGGGTGCCAGTTTAAAATGGGTTGATAAGGTTGTTCAAGATGAGAAACCAGATGTGCTTGTATTGCCTGAGATGTGGACAACTGCTTTTGCATTGCCTGAATTAAAAGATATTGCCGATGTTAATGGAGAGCCGACTACTACCTTTTTGAAAGATCTTGCAAAAACATATCAAGTAAATATCATTGGTGGCTCTATAGCAAATAAAAAAGACGATTCTATTTATAATACTAGTCTAGTAGTCGATCGTCAGGGCAATATTGTCTATCAATATGACAAAATACACCTTGTACCAATGCTTGATGAACATAAATATCTTGCTGGTGGCAAAGAAAAGGTTAAAACATTTGAATTAGAGGGGGTGAAAATGGGAGTCATTATCTGCTATGATTTAAGATTTCCTGAATTAGCAAGGAAATTAGCTTTAGATGGAGCAAAGGTACTGCACATCGTAGCTGAATGGCCTAATACAAGAAAAGAACATTGGAAGAACCTACAGATAGCCAGAGCTATTGAAAATCAAATGTATGTTGTTTCTTCTAATATAGTAGGCACTTATAATAATGAAGAATTTGCAGGAACATCCATGATTATTGATCCATGGGGAAGTCCGTTGAAGACGGGAAGTGAGGATACAGAAGAGACACTTATTGCAGATATTAAAATTGATAGCGTTTCCAAGATTCGAAATGATGTACCGATTTTTTCTAGTAGAGTACCAGAATTATATTAA
- a CDS encoding IS3 family transposase produces MSKITFSTKEIITLQKNPNVQRVSERSITYTDAFKNKFMEEYLAGKLPRQIFDENGFDVDVIGIKRIEQSAHRWKKAYERNGLIGLTDSRKTGSGRPLKRELTPSEVMERQEARIKLLEGQVELLKKLEVTERRLLNASESLEPSRIYQLIYETIEQNQFKRMTKYFCDLLEVSRSGYYSYLEAAERREAREKLDLEAKKIILKAFNRRGYKKGSRSIKMILENDYNIIFSRKKIQRIMNKYGIVCPHRRANPYKKIAKATKEHQVVSNKLNREFKQGVPGKVLLTDITYLPYNGNCMAYLSTVKDASTNEILAYHVSDRITLDIATQTIHKLVNNKKVTLHKDAFIHSDQGSHYTSPRYQKLLKKYGLGQSMSRRGNCWDNAPQESFFGHLKDEVDYQSCKTLKELKAKINHYMVYYNNYRYQWNLKKMTPIQYRNHLLTA; encoded by the coding sequence ATGAGTAAAATAACATTCTCAACTAAAGAGATAATAACACTACAAAAGAATCCAAATGTACAACGTGTTAGCGAACGGTCCATTACATATACCGACGCTTTTAAAAATAAATTTATGGAGGAGTACCTAGCTGGCAAACTCCCTCGACAAATTTTTGATGAAAATGGCTTCGATGTGGACGTTATTGGGATAAAGCGAATTGAACAATCAGCTCACAGGTGGAAGAAAGCCTATGAAAGGAATGGGTTAATCGGTCTTACAGATTCAAGGAAAACGGGTTCGGGCAGACCATTAAAACGGGAACTTACACCATCCGAAGTGATGGAAAGACAAGAGGCAAGAATTAAGCTTCTGGAGGGACAAGTAGAACTATTAAAAAAGCTAGAAGTGACAGAAAGGAGGCTGCTAAACGCAAGCGAAAGTCTAGAACCGAGTAGAATATATCAGTTGATTTATGAGACCATTGAACAAAATCAATTTAAGCGAATGACAAAGTATTTTTGTGACCTTTTAGAGGTTTCGCGTTCAGGCTATTATAGCTATCTAGAGGCAGCTGAAAGACGAGAAGCAAGAGAAAAATTGGACTTAGAAGCGAAAAAAATCATACTAAAGGCATTTAATCGACGGGGGTATAAGAAAGGGTCACGTTCCATTAAAATGATACTGGAGAATGACTATAACATTATCTTTAGTCGTAAAAAGATTCAAAGAATCATGAATAAATATGGAATTGTCTGTCCTCATAGAAGGGCGAATCCTTATAAAAAAATTGCGAAAGCAACCAAGGAGCATCAGGTCGTTTCAAACAAGTTAAACAGAGAATTTAAGCAAGGAGTACCTGGAAAAGTGTTATTAACGGACATTACTTATTTGCCATATAACGGTAATTGTATGGCTTATTTGTCGACCGTAAAAGATGCGTCCACTAACGAAATCCTAGCTTACCATGTTTCAGATCGCATCACTTTAGACATCGCAACTCAGACGATCCATAAATTAGTTAATAACAAAAAAGTTACTTTACACAAAGATGCCTTTATCCACTCGGACCAAGGAAGCCATTACACGAGTCCAAGATATCAAAAATTATTAAAAAAATATGGTCTAGGCCAATCTATGTCTAGAAGAGGAAACTGTTGGGACAATGCACCTCAAGAGTCTTTCTTTGGTCATCTAAAAGATGAAGTTGACTATCAATCTTGTAAAACATTAAAAGAACTAAAGGCGAAAATAAATCATTACATGGTTTACTATAACAACTATAGGTATCAATGGAACTTAAAAAAGATGACCCCTATTCAATATAGGAATCATCTTCTAACTGCTTAG